A region of Ammospiza nelsoni isolate bAmmNel1 chromosome 8, bAmmNel1.pri, whole genome shotgun sequence DNA encodes the following proteins:
- the LOC132076227 gene encoding pulmonary surfactant-associated protein A-like, which yields MMLSPQLHKILAVAFFLLPLCAQGKLAGFLPSFPFKPLFGGRSNSAEEQQIPDLTALAGNEHGDPIHQLEYRISRLEGVLRLNKMITESGGKIFSTNGKKADFDGTVEKCKEVGGSIATPKSPGENDAILYFVKYFNTYAYLGIKQSLIPGRFQLLNGAQLSYTNWYPNEPSGKGEEECVEMYTDGTWNDKKCNKNHLIVCQF from the exons ATGATGCTGTCTCCACAGCTGCACAAAATCTTAGCAGTAGcttttttcctgctcccattGTGTGCTCAAGGTAAACTTGCAGGATTTCTTCCATCGTTCCCTTTCAAGCCTTTGTTTGGAGGTAGGAGCAACAGTGCAGAAGAGCAACAAATACCAG AtctcacagctctggctggcaACGAACATGGGGACCCCATCCATCAATTGGAATATCGGATTTCCAGACTGGAAGGAG TCCTTCGCTTGAACAAGATGATAACAGAGTCTggaggaaaaatcttttctaccaatggaaaaaaagctgattttgaTGGTACAGTGGAAAAATGTAAAGAGGTTGGAGGCTCTATTGCCACTCCAAAGAGCCCTGGAGAGAATGATGCCATTCTGTactttgtgaaatattttaacaccTACGCCTACCTGGGGATAAAACAATCCCTTATTCCAGGAAGATTCCAGCTCCTGAATGGTGCTCAGCTGAGCTATACTAACTGGTATCCAAATGAACCTTCTGGCAAAGGAGAGGAAGAATGTGTGGAGATGTACACTGATGGCACTTGGAATGACAAGAAGTGTAACAAGAATCACCTTATTGTCTGCCAGTTTTAG
- the SFTPD gene encoding pulmonary surfactant-associated protein D, whose amino-acid sequence MLSYSSYTLIALAALLVTCHALSKCPEISGLPGIPGRNGLKGLPDSLASKFALANLKHRLFQLEAALALNGKIRKVGEKILASNGKKADFVSALQSCEEVGGTLAAPKNEEENKAIMDIVKQYNQYAYLGIRKGETSGQVKYLNGMPLIYSNWHQHEPNGKEKEKCVEMYTDGTWNDKKCNMYRLTICEF is encoded by the exons ATGTTGTCTTACTCATCCTACACCCTCATAGCACTGGCTGCTTTGTTAGTGACTTGCCATGCATTGAGTAAATGCCCAGAAATTTCTGGGCTGCCTGGTATCCCTGGAAGGAATGGTCTGAAAG GTCTGCCTGATTCTCTGGCCAGCAAATTTGCTTTAGCAAATTTGAAGCACCGACTTTTCCAACTTGAGGCTG CGCTTGCTTTGAAtgggaaaataagaaaagtagGAGAGAAAATACTTGCTAGCAATGGGAAGAAAGCTGACTTTGTGTCTGCACTGCAATCCTGTGAAGAGGTTGGAGGAACTCTTGCAGCCCCCAAGAATGAGGAGGAGAATAAAGCTATTATGGACATTGTGAAGCAGTATAACCAATATGCTTACCTGGGCATTAGAAAGGGGGAGACTTCAGGTCAGGTTAAGTATTTAAATGGCATGCCTCTGATTTATAGCAACTGGCACCAGCATGAGCCCAatggcaaagagaaagagaaatgtgtGGAGATGTACACTGATGGCACCTGGAATGACAAAAAATGCAATATGTACCGTCTCACAATCTGTGAATTTTAG